In a genomic window of Flavobacterium lipolyticum:
- a CDS encoding beta-ketoacyl-[acyl-carrier-protein] synthase family protein yields MNKRVVITGMGIYSCIGTSLDEVKESLYQGKSGIQFDSERKEFGFQSALTGMVPKADLKNLLTRRQRMSIGEETEYAYMATIEALKNANIDDAFFEEREVGIMYGNDSVSKAVIEATDIVRDKKDTALIGSGAIFKSMNSTVTMNLSTIFKLRGINLTVSAACASGSHSIGLAYFLIKSGFQDVIICGGAQEINKYAMSSFDGLGVFSARESEPEKASRPFDKDRDGLIPSGGGATLILESYESAIARGATIIAEVAGYGFSSNGGHISTPNVEGPSIAMQRALDDAQLKAADVDYINAHATSTPVGDGNEAKAIFEVFGERNPYVSSTKSMTGHECWMAGASEVIYSILMMQHDFIAPNINLENPDEDAAKLNLVKTTLNKKFDIFLSNSFGFGGTNSALVVKKFKLSDE; encoded by the coding sequence ATGAATAAAAGAGTTGTAATTACTGGAATGGGAATTTATTCTTGTATCGGAACTTCTTTAGATGAAGTAAAGGAATCTTTATACCAGGGAAAATCAGGTATTCAGTTTGATTCTGAAAGAAAAGAATTTGGTTTCCAATCGGCCCTGACGGGAATGGTTCCGAAGGCTGATTTAAAAAATTTATTGACCCGCAGACAGCGAATGAGCATTGGTGAAGAGACCGAGTATGCTTATATGGCAACAATCGAAGCATTGAAAAATGCGAATATAGATGATGCCTTTTTTGAAGAACGCGAAGTGGGAATTATGTACGGAAATGACAGTGTATCAAAAGCTGTTATTGAAGCTACTGATATTGTCAGAGATAAAAAAGACACCGCTTTAATAGGTTCAGGTGCTATTTTTAAATCGATGAATTCAACGGTAACCATGAATTTATCGACGATTTTTAAACTTCGCGGTATCAATCTTACTGTAAGTGCAGCCTGTGCCAGCGGATCACACTCTATAGGACTCGCTTATTTTTTAATCAAAAGCGGATTTCAGGACGTTATCATCTGTGGAGGCGCACAGGAAATCAATAAATATGCGATGAGCAGTTTTGATGGTTTGGGTGTTTTTTCGGCCAGAGAAAGCGAACCGGAAAAAGCTTCCCGTCCGTTCGACAAAGACCGCGACGGATTAATTCCGAGTGGTGGTGGTGCAACATTAATTCTGGAGAGCTATGAATCGGCTATTGCCAGAGGCGCAACCATCATTGCCGAAGTTGCGGGTTACGGATTCTCTTCAAACGGCGGACACATCTCGACGCCTAATGTTGAAGGGCCGTCTATAGCCATGCAACGAGCACTTGACGATGCACAGCTAAAAGCAGCGGATGTTGATTATATAAATGCTCATGCAACCTCAACTCCTGTTGGAGACGGAAATGAAGCTAAAGCCATTTTCGAAGTTTTCGGAGAGAGAAATCCCTATGTAAGTTCTACCAAATCGATGACAGGTCACGAATGCTGGATGGCAGGAGCAAGCGAAGTAATCTACTCTATCTTAATGATGCAGCACGATTTCATTGCTCCAAACATCAATTTAGAAAATCCTGACGAAGATGCTGCTAAATTAAATTTGGTCAAAACTACTTTAAACAAAAAATTTGACATATTTTTGTCCAATTCCTTCGGATTCGGAGGAACCAACTCTGCGTTGGTGGTTAAAAAGTTTAAATTGAGCGATGAATAA
- a CDS encoding dialkylrecorsinol condensing enzyme DarA encodes MKNVLIIYYTQSGQLGTIARNIAKPFLNSGEINVTFHEIQLQKTFPFPWDKDSFFDAFPESFLQIPTELKPVPEEILNTKYDLVLFHYQVWYLSPSIPINSFLKSAEAKKILNNTPVITISGSRNMWIMAQEKIKVLLKEANAQLVGNVALVDRVGNLISVITIVEWMFSGVKKKYLGIFPLPGVSEKDILESDKFGETILSEFKQNQLQNLQPKLVAIDAVKISPYLVTVDKTANKIFNKWSNLIYKNQKNRKTLLKVFNVYLFLAIWLISPIVYILHLITYPFKLNTIKRETQYYQGV; translated from the coding sequence ATGAAAAATGTTCTCATAATTTATTATACGCAGTCTGGACAACTGGGAACAATTGCACGAAATATTGCAAAACCCTTCCTGAATTCAGGGGAGATCAATGTAACTTTTCACGAAATACAACTGCAGAAAACTTTTCCTTTTCCATGGGATAAAGACTCTTTTTTCGATGCTTTCCCGGAATCATTTCTGCAAATTCCAACCGAACTAAAACCGGTTCCGGAAGAAATTCTAAACACTAAATACGATCTGGTATTGTTTCACTATCAGGTTTGGTATTTGTCCCCTTCTATTCCGATTAACTCTTTTCTAAAAAGTGCCGAAGCCAAAAAAATATTAAACAACACACCTGTTATCACCATAAGCGGCTCTCGTAATATGTGGATTATGGCACAGGAAAAAATCAAAGTTTTACTAAAAGAAGCCAATGCTCAGCTTGTTGGAAATGTTGCTTTAGTAGATCGTGTTGGAAATTTAATCAGTGTAATTACGATTGTAGAATGGATGTTTTCGGGCGTAAAGAAAAAATATCTTGGTATTTTTCCACTGCCGGGAGTATCAGAAAAAGACATACTGGAGTCCGATAAATTTGGAGAAACGATACTTTCTGAATTTAAACAAAATCAATTACAGAACTTACAGCCCAAATTAGTTGCCATTGATGCTGTTAAAATTAGCCCTTATTTGGTCACCGTTGATAAAACGGCAAATAAAATCTTTAATAAGTGGTCGAATCTGATTTATAAAAATCAAAAAAACAGAAAAACACTTCTTAAAGTATTTAATGTTTATTTATTCCTTGCAATATGGTTAATCTCGCCAATAGTGTATATATTGCACCTTATTACCTACCCCTTTAAGTTAAATACCATAAAAAGAGAAACTCAATATTATCAAGGAGTTTAG
- the fabG gene encoding 3-oxoacyl-ACP reductase FabG, which produces MKCVLVTGGSRGIGSAICKKLAVDANYHILINYHSNKTAAEVTLQEIQKLGATGEILGFDVSNFEDVQKTLTQWQEANPEAIVEAIVNNAGITKDGLFMWMSPEDWNGVVNTSLNGFFNVTQFFIQKMLRNKYGRIVNMVSVSGVKGTAGQTNYSAAKGAIVAATKALAQEVAKRNITVNAVAPGFIKTDMTSELDEKELLKLIPVNRFGEAEEVADLVSFLISKKSSYITGEIININGGIYS; this is translated from the coding sequence ATGAAATGTGTATTAGTAACTGGCGGTTCACGAGGAATTGGAAGTGCTATTTGTAAAAAATTAGCCGTTGATGCAAATTATCATATCCTGATTAACTATCACTCGAATAAAACAGCTGCTGAAGTAACCCTTCAGGAAATACAAAAACTAGGAGCAACGGGAGAAATTTTAGGTTTTGATGTTTCCAATTTTGAAGATGTACAAAAAACATTAACACAATGGCAGGAAGCTAATCCGGAAGCAATTGTAGAAGCAATTGTAAACAATGCCGGAATTACAAAAGACGGTCTTTTTATGTGGATGAGTCCCGAAGACTGGAATGGTGTAGTAAACACCAGTTTGAATGGTTTTTTTAATGTTACGCAGTTTTTTATTCAAAAAATGCTACGCAATAAATACGGCCGAATTGTTAATATGGTTTCCGTTTCAGGAGTGAAAGGAACAGCCGGACAAACGAATTATTCGGCAGCAAAAGGCGCAATTGTCGCAGCAACCAAAGCACTGGCTCAGGAAGTTGCCAAACGAAATATTACTGTAAATGCTGTTGCACCCGGTTTTATTAAAACGGACATGACCAGTGAACTGGATGAAAAAGAATTATTAAAGCTGATTCCGGTAAACCGTTTTGGAGAAGCTGAGGAAGTTGCAGATTTGGTAAGCTTTTTGATTTCAAAAAAATCAAGTTACATTACAGGAGAGATTATCAATATAAATGGAGGAATATATTCTTAA
- a CDS encoding acyl carrier protein, whose product MNKEEIIAKINGFLVDEFEVDNDDIEPDANLKETLGLDSLDYVDLVVSIESNFGVKLVEADFVGIATFQNFYDLIETKLKAKAV is encoded by the coding sequence ATGAATAAAGAAGAGATTATAGCAAAAATTAATGGTTTTTTGGTTGATGAATTTGAAGTAGACAATGATGATATCGAACCGGATGCTAATTTAAAAGAGACACTTGGATTAGATAGTTTAGATTATGTAGATTTAGTAGTCTCGATCGAATCTAACTTTGGTGTGAAACTGGTAGAAGCTGATTTTGTTGGAATTGCTACTTTTCAGAATTTTTATGACCTTATTGAAACCAAACTAAAAGCTAAAGCTGTTTAA
- a CDS encoding beta-ketoacyl-ACP synthase III, whose product MFEVYITKAAKYLPNEAISNDEMESYLGLINDAASKARRIILRNNKITTRYYAIDKSGKSTHNNAELTRNAILQLFDENFTALDLEVLSCGTSTPDIFLPSHAAMVHGLLKNKSVELNSSTGVCCAGMNSLKFGFLSVKSGNSKNAICTGSEKVSTWLNAQMYNHEAANLKNLEEQPIIAFKKDFLRWMLSDGAGAFLLENQPKGAISLKIEWMEAFSYAYELETCMYAGGDKLENGEIKAWSDYAPEQWLNESVFAIKQDVKLLDEFILSKGAESMKDAMDKNKITSDHVDYFIPHVSSNFFVEGLKKGLNEKGIGMADEKWFMNLSRVGNVGSASIYLALEELMNSGNLKKGERILLSVPESGRFSFAYAYLTVC is encoded by the coding sequence ATGTTTGAAGTATATATTACCAAAGCCGCAAAGTATTTGCCAAATGAAGCCATTTCTAATGATGAGATGGAAAGTTATTTAGGCCTCATTAATGATGCTGCCTCTAAAGCAAGACGTATTATTTTGCGCAATAATAAAATCACAACTCGTTATTACGCAATAGATAAGTCCGGGAAAAGCACGCATAACAACGCCGAGTTAACCCGAAATGCAATTCTGCAATTGTTTGATGAAAACTTTACAGCACTGGATCTTGAAGTCCTTTCCTGCGGAACCTCAACACCTGATATCTTCCTTCCTTCGCATGCTGCGATGGTACATGGTTTATTGAAAAACAAATCTGTAGAACTAAATTCTTCAACAGGAGTTTGCTGTGCAGGTATGAATTCTTTAAAATTTGGTTTCCTGTCTGTAAAATCCGGAAACTCTAAAAATGCCATTTGTACGGGATCTGAAAAAGTTTCGACCTGGCTCAATGCCCAAATGTACAACCACGAAGCGGCTAATTTGAAAAATCTGGAAGAACAGCCCATCATTGCCTTCAAAAAAGATTTTTTACGCTGGATGTTATCTGATGGTGCAGGAGCGTTTTTATTAGAAAATCAACCAAAAGGAGCGATCTCTTTAAAAATTGAGTGGATGGAAGCCTTTTCGTATGCTTACGAATTAGAAACCTGTATGTATGCCGGTGGTGATAAATTAGAAAATGGTGAGATCAAAGCCTGGAGCGATTATGCACCGGAACAATGGTTAAACGAATCGGTTTTTGCCATCAAACAAGATGTGAAATTACTGGACGAGTTTATTCTTTCCAAAGGAGCAGAAAGTATGAAAGATGCTATGGATAAAAACAAGATCACATCAGATCATGTCGATTATTTTATCCCTCACGTTTCTTCAAACTTTTTTGTGGAAGGACTAAAAAAAGGACTGAATGAAAAAGGAATCGGTATGGCCGATGAAAAATGGTTCATGAATCTTTCAAGAGTTGGAAATGTTGGCTCTGCCTCTATTTACTTAGCTTTGGAAGAATTAATGAATTCAGGAAATTTGAAAAAAGGAGAACGTATTTTATTATCTGTTCCGGAAAGCGGAAGATTCTCTTTTGCGTATGCTTATTTAACTGTTTGCTAA
- a CDS encoding lipid A biosynthesis acyltransferase, whose product MSQWDGKSKGTVLGYRIFVFLIQKAGIKAAYVLLYFVASYYFLFLKKSNKAIFYYFKERLQYSWFKSKKMVFKSYYTFGQTIIDKISISAGMRNRFTYEFDGIEVLKKLLAEKKGGVLISAHVGNFEIAEHFLGDIDLNFQINLVTTDLEHSAIKNYLESVTQKPTVKFIIIKDDLSHIFEINAALTNNELVCFTGDRYFEGTKSLSENLLGKEANFPAGPFLIASRLKVPVVFVYVMKEPNLHYHLYAREAASKHRDEKGLLKEYVQSVETILQKYPLQWFNYFDFWNNLK is encoded by the coding sequence ATGAGTCAATGGGATGGCAAATCAAAGGGAACAGTTTTAGGCTATAGAATATTCGTTTTTTTAATACAAAAAGCGGGTATTAAGGCTGCTTATGTCCTGCTTTATTTTGTTGCTTCATATTACTTTTTGTTTTTAAAAAAAAGCAACAAAGCCATTTTCTATTACTTTAAAGAAAGGCTTCAATATTCCTGGTTCAAATCTAAAAAAATGGTCTTCAAAAGTTACTATACTTTTGGACAGACGATCATTGATAAAATTTCCATTTCGGCAGGAATGCGAAACAGATTCACTTATGAATTTGACGGAATTGAGGTACTGAAAAAACTCTTGGCCGAGAAAAAAGGAGGTGTTTTAATTAGTGCTCATGTTGGAAATTTCGAAATTGCCGAACATTTCCTGGGTGATATTGATCTTAATTTTCAAATCAATCTGGTTACTACCGATTTGGAACATTCTGCTATAAAAAACTACCTGGAAAGCGTTACCCAAAAACCTACCGTAAAATTTATCATTATTAAAGACGATTTGTCTCATATTTTTGAGATCAATGCTGCTTTAACCAATAACGAACTGGTTTGTTTTACCGGCGATCGTTACTTTGAAGGCACCAAATCTCTTTCGGAAAACCTATTGGGTAAGGAAGCCAATTTTCCTGCGGGTCCGTTTTTAATTGCTTCACGATTAAAAGTTCCTGTTGTTTTTGTTTATGTAATGAAAGAACCTAACTTACATTATCATTTGTACGCCAGAGAAGCTGCCTCGAAACATCGTGATGAAAAAGGATTGCTGAAAGAATATGTACAAAGCGTTGAGACTATTCTGCAAAAATATCCGCTGCAATGGTTCAATTATTTCGATTTCTGGAATAATCTGAAATAA
- a CDS encoding ABC transporter permease, with product MKTGVDIQNYLPHRAPLLMVDLILDINSSFVETTFLIREDNIFVDNNIFIEAGLIENTAQTCSSIVGKKYFFDDDGTENENVNVIGFISAIKNLKIHALPKVNDTIITKANLVSKFAGDDYTLCTMSCESLVDDKILLECEINLFIQQTISAIS from the coding sequence ATGAAAACCGGAGTCGACATACAAAACTATCTGCCCCACCGAGCGCCACTGCTTATGGTGGATTTAATTTTGGATATAAATTCCAGTTTTGTAGAAACCACCTTTTTGATCCGTGAAGACAATATTTTTGTTGACAACAACATTTTTATTGAAGCCGGACTCATCGAAAACACCGCACAAACCTGTTCCTCAATTGTAGGCAAAAAATATTTTTTTGACGATGACGGGACAGAAAATGAAAACGTAAATGTAATTGGTTTCATCAGCGCCATAAAGAATCTGAAAATACATGCGCTGCCAAAAGTTAATGACACCATTATTACCAAAGCAAATTTAGTTTCAAAATTTGCGGGTGACGATTATACTTTATGCACCATGAGTTGCGAAAGTTTAGTTGATGACAAAATACTTTTAGAATGCGAAATTAATCTGTTCATCCAACAAACGATTTCGGCTATTTCATAA
- a CDS encoding BtrH N-terminal domain-containing protein gives MQTNFTHHQSAHCENGVASNLLKNNGLNISEPMVFGIGSGLFFVYLPFIKVNHAPAISYRTLPGQIFNKLASRLNLKIKRQKFSSVINANKALDENLKNNIPTGLQVGVYHLSYFPDEYRFHFNAHNLVVYGKTETDYLVSDPVMETVTTLTHDELDKVRFAKGAFAPRGQMYYPIQIPKDVDLKSAIIKGIKNTCRDMLAPMPIVGVRGIKFVSKQIRKWPVKHGTKKANHYLAQMVRMQEEIGTGGGGFRFIYAAFLQEASVILNNEELKSLSKEMTQIGDSWRDFAVEASRIYKNRSAKEDAYNTIADELLDIANREEIFFKKLKKAIS, from the coding sequence ATGCAAACTAATTTTACACATCATCAATCTGCTCATTGCGAAAATGGAGTAGCTTCGAATTTGTTAAAAAACAACGGACTGAATATCAGTGAACCAATGGTTTTTGGTATTGGCTCCGGACTTTTCTTCGTATACCTGCCGTTTATAAAAGTCAATCACGCTCCGGCCATTAGTTACAGAACTTTGCCTGGACAGATTTTTAACAAACTGGCGAGCCGTTTAAACTTAAAAATAAAAAGACAAAAATTTTCCTCTGTAATAAATGCCAACAAGGCCTTAGATGAAAATTTAAAAAATAATATTCCAACCGGATTACAAGTTGGCGTGTACCATTTGAGTTATTTCCCTGATGAATACCGCTTTCATTTTAACGCACACAATTTAGTGGTTTACGGAAAAACCGAAACCGATTATCTGGTGAGTGATCCTGTAATGGAAACCGTTACCACCCTGACACATGACGAACTGGACAAGGTCCGTTTTGCCAAAGGAGCTTTTGCACCAAGAGGACAAATGTACTATCCGATTCAAATTCCGAAGGACGTTGATTTAAAAAGCGCCATTATAAAAGGAATCAAAAATACCTGCCGCGATATGTTGGCACCAATGCCTATTGTGGGTGTCCGCGGAATCAAATTTGTTTCCAAACAAATCCGAAAATGGCCTGTAAAACACGGTACTAAAAAAGCCAATCACTATTTGGCACAAATGGTTCGTATGCAGGAAGAAATAGGTACAGGAGGCGGAGGTTTCCGATTTATTTATGCCGCTTTTTTACAGGAAGCTTCAGTTATTCTGAACAATGAAGAATTAAAATCCCTTTCAAAAGAGATGACACAAATCGGTGATTCATGGCGTGATTTTGCCGTTGAAGCCTCAAGAATTTACAAAAACAGAAGCGCCAAAGAAGATGCCTACAATACAATTGCCGATGAACTACTGGACATTGCCAATCGTGAAGAAATCTTTTTCAAAAAACTAAAAAAAGCTATTAGCTAA
- a CDS encoding ABC transporter permease, giving the protein MVYKIWMSVVKEFLLLKRDLGGLIILFIMPLVLVITVTLIQDSTFKTVSDTKIQILLVDNDKGSVSKTVFDNLEKSQLFSVVTQIDHKPITEEIAREAVYKGKFQLAIVIPEKLSVDLQTKIDQNVENIVSKMGLTETDTSAQAKKPKVIKEKEVKLYFDPAVQMSFKNAVMSSIDKMISQIETKSIYTTFQNQLGEGNAEFEQKSFITFKEIIPKINNKEVRPNSVQHNVPAWTLFAIFFIVIPLSINIVKEKSQGTFVRLLTNPVSNIVVIIGKTITYSVICMIQFYMMVAVAVFLFPHIGLPSLNIEGHLFLMSVVALFSGFAAIGFGILLGTVASTQEQSAPFGATSVIILAAIGGIWVPVFAMPGIMQLIAKSSPMNWGLEAFYDVLLRNVSFLEIIPKISLLFLFFIITTSIALFYDKKKRTV; this is encoded by the coding sequence ATGGTATATAAAATTTGGATGTCGGTCGTAAAAGAATTTCTCCTGCTCAAACGAGATCTGGGCGGTTTGATCATTTTATTCATCATGCCTTTGGTTTTGGTGATTACCGTAACCTTGATTCAGGACAGTACTTTCAAAACCGTTAGCGATACCAAAATTCAGATTTTACTGGTTGATAACGATAAAGGTTCAGTGTCTAAAACCGTTTTTGATAATCTGGAGAAAAGTCAGCTTTTTAGTGTGGTCACACAAATTGATCATAAACCCATTACGGAAGAAATTGCCAGGGAAGCCGTTTACAAAGGAAAGTTTCAGCTGGCCATTGTAATTCCGGAAAAACTAAGTGTTGATCTGCAAACCAAAATTGATCAGAATGTCGAAAACATTGTGAGCAAAATGGGGCTAACAGAAACAGATACTTCGGCTCAAGCCAAAAAACCGAAAGTAATTAAAGAAAAAGAAGTTAAATTGTATTTTGATCCTGCGGTTCAAATGAGCTTCAAGAATGCCGTGATGAGTTCCATCGATAAGATGATTTCACAGATCGAAACCAAGTCTATTTATACCACTTTTCAAAATCAGCTGGGAGAAGGAAATGCCGAATTTGAACAAAAAAGTTTCATCACCTTTAAAGAAATTATTCCAAAAATAAACAACAAAGAAGTGCGTCCAAACTCCGTGCAGCATAATGTTCCGGCCTGGACCCTTTTTGCTATATTCTTTATTGTAATTCCTTTATCTATCAATATTGTAAAAGAAAAATCACAGGGAACCTTTGTTCGTTTATTGACCAATCCGGTTTCTAATATTGTGGTTATAATTGGTAAAACCATCACCTACTCTGTCATTTGTATGATACAGTTTTACATGATGGTGGCGGTCGCAGTCTTTTTGTTTCCACATATTGGTTTACCTTCTTTAAATATTGAAGGCCATTTATTTTTAATGAGTGTTGTAGCCTTATTTTCAGGTTTCGCGGCTATTGGTTTCGGAATTTTATTGGGAACGGTCGCAAGCACGCAGGAACAATCGGCTCCTTTTGGTGCAACAAGTGTTATTATCCTGGCAGCGATTGGCGGAATCTGGGTTCCCGTTTTTGCAATGCCCGGCATCATGCAGCTTATTGCTAAATCATCACCTATGAACTGGGGATTAGAAGCTTTCTATGATGTTTTACTTCGCAACGTATCTTTCCTTGAAATCATCCCAAAAATAAGTTTGTTATTTTTGTTCTTTATTATCACAACATCCATTGCATTATTCTATGACAAAAAGAAAAGAACAGTTTAA
- a CDS encoding ABC transporter ATP-binding protein, with product MQSIIKIESLSKKYKNADLYSLNDVSLEINQGQIFGLLGPNGAGKTTLISMLCGLIKPTSGHFTIDSLNYTHHSSKIKKIIGVVPQEYALYPTLTARENLHYFGSMYGLKGNYLKDKVIETLDLLGLLKFADKRIETFSGGMKRRVNLIAGILHNPKVLFLDEPTVGVDVQSKNAIIDYLKFLNQNGTTIIYTSHHLAEAEDFCTHIAILDRGRIYAQGTPSSLIASTEEARNLEEVFISLTGKDFRDGI from the coding sequence TTGCAATCCATAATAAAAATAGAATCCCTTTCGAAAAAGTACAAAAATGCAGATCTGTATTCTTTGAACGATGTTTCGCTGGAGATTAATCAAGGTCAGATTTTTGGGTTATTGGGGCCTAATGGTGCCGGAAAAACCACTTTAATCTCCATGCTTTGCGGACTGATCAAACCAACTTCAGGACATTTCACTATTGATAGTCTGAATTATACCCATCATTCCTCCAAAATCAAAAAAATAATTGGCGTTGTCCCTCAGGAGTATGCTTTATACCCTACCCTAACAGCCCGGGAAAATTTACATTATTTTGGAAGCATGTACGGACTAAAAGGCAATTATCTAAAAGACAAGGTCATTGAAACCTTAGATCTTTTAGGATTATTAAAATTTGCCGACAAGCGTATTGAGACTTTCTCAGGCGGTATGAAGCGCAGAGTCAATTTGATTGCCGGAATTTTACACAATCCCAAAGTTTTGTTTTTAGACGAACCAACCGTGGGTGTTGACGTTCAATCGAAAAATGCCATCATAGACTATTTAAAATTCTTAAATCAAAACGGAACCACCATTATCTATACCTCACACCATTTAGCAGAAGCGGAAGATTTCTGTACTCATATTGCCATTTTAGACCGCGGCAGAATTTATGCCCAAGGTACACCTTCGAGCCTAATTGCTTCTACTGAAGAAGCTCGTAATCTTGAAGAAGTTTTTATTTCATTAACCGGTAAAGACTTTAGAGATGGTATATAA
- a CDS encoding WG repeat-containing protein, whose amino-acid sequence MKKTLIILFAFTIQFVNSQELALVKKDSKIGYLSKDGNFKIEPQYKSARSFSEGLAAVENNGKWGFIDAKGAWVIPADFKNVKDFNSGIAVVQKDKDWVYINTKGEVQNAPVSDKLFDFENGVAFIRQNGKVGLINSKMTVVLEPKYDQIKSFENGFARVENNKKWGIINTSGKEMIEPAYEEIGNYFKNTSWARKDKTFGIVSSGSFIPVDGAEKIWDFDTQDLTYAKKNGKIGFIDLKGNWVITPIYDKVKAFSKSLAPVCVGSKWGYINPKAEFVIEPTYSDAEVFSADGLAPVKEKNWGFINQTGKLVIPTQYNITANGFVIALFVKQDKGFIDGLARVKNEGKWGFLKPDGTVLGNQWFENAELFSQSKERISTAEIAAEKPKAEMKTTEKSETKTTKKPVAKKKK is encoded by the coding sequence ATGAAAAAGACACTTATTATTTTATTTGCATTCACTATTCAATTTGTTAATAGTCAGGAATTGGCGTTAGTTAAAAAAGATTCAAAAATTGGATATCTCTCCAAAGACGGAAATTTTAAAATTGAACCTCAGTACAAATCCGCAAGAAGCTTTTCTGAAGGATTGGCAGCTGTGGAAAATAATGGAAAATGGGGGTTTATAGATGCTAAAGGAGCCTGGGTAATTCCGGCAGATTTTAAAAATGTTAAAGATTTCAACAGCGGAATTGCAGTCGTACAAAAAGACAAAGACTGGGTGTATATCAATACAAAAGGAGAAGTTCAGAACGCTCCTGTGTCAGACAAACTTTTTGATTTCGAAAATGGCGTAGCGTTCATTCGACAAAATGGCAAAGTAGGATTAATCAATTCGAAAATGACTGTTGTTTTAGAACCAAAATACGATCAGATCAAATCTTTTGAAAACGGTTTTGCCAGAGTTGAAAACAATAAAAAATGGGGAATTATTAATACTTCCGGTAAAGAAATGATCGAGCCTGCGTATGAAGAAATAGGAAATTATTTCAAGAACACAAGCTGGGCAAGAAAAGATAAAACCTTTGGAATCGTTAGTTCAGGAAGTTTTATTCCTGTTGACGGAGCTGAAAAAATCTGGGATTTTGACACGCAGGATCTTACATACGCCAAGAAAAATGGCAAAATTGGATTCATTGACTTAAAAGGAAATTGGGTAATTACTCCAATTTATGACAAGGTGAAAGCGTTTTCAAAAAGTTTAGCTCCGGTTTGCGTAGGTTCAAAATGGGGGTATATCAATCCGAAAGCTGAATTTGTAATCGAACCTACCTACAGCGATGCCGAAGTTTTTAGTGCTGACGGACTGGCTCCGGTAAAAGAAAAAAACTGGGGATTCATCAATCAAACCGGAAAATTAGTTATTCCAACCCAATACAATATTACAGCAAATGGTTTTGTTATTGCGCTGTTCGTAAAACAAGACAAAGGCTTTATCGATGGTCTGGCCCGAGTAAAAAATGAAGGAAAATGGGGATTCTTAAAACCAGACGGAACTGTATTAGGCAACCAATGGTTTGAAAATGCTGAACTGTTTTCACAATCAAAAGAAAGAATCAGCACAGCAGAAATCGCGGCAGAGAAACCAAAAGCAGAAATGAAAACGACTGAAAAGTCAGAGACAAAAACTACCAAAAAACCGGTAGCCAAAAAGAAGAAATAA
- a CDS encoding acyl-CoA thioesterase, whose protein sequence is MTKRKEQFNEATELTVSHEIRIRFNETDPLGIVWHGNYITYFEDGREAFGRQHGLTYLDIAKTGYTTPIVKSKCEHKLSLRYGDVVTIETTVIDTPAAKMIYRFRILDDKGEVACTGETVQVFLDQEGNLMLTNPPFYEEWKRKVGLLK, encoded by the coding sequence ATGACAAAAAGAAAAGAACAGTTTAACGAAGCAACCGAACTAACCGTTTCACATGAAATCAGAATTCGTTTTAACGAAACGGATCCGCTTGGAATCGTGTGGCACGGCAATTATATCACCTATTTTGAAGACGGACGTGAAGCTTTTGGTCGACAACACGGACTTACTTATTTGGACATTGCCAAAACAGGCTACACCACCCCAATCGTAAAATCAAAATGCGAACACAAATTGTCTTTGCGTTATGGCGATGTGGTAACCATAGAAACTACGGTAATTGACACACCCGCTGCCAAAATGATCTATCGTTTCAGAATACTGGACGATAAAGGTGAAGTGGCCTGCACCGGAGAAACCGTTCAGGTTTTTTTAGATCAGGAAGGAAATCTAATGCTGACCAATCCTCCTTTTTACGAAGAATGGAAACGAAAAGTGGGGTTATTAAAGTAA